A genomic window from Vigna radiata var. radiata cultivar VC1973A unplaced genomic scaffold, Vradiata_ver6 scaffold_153, whole genome shotgun sequence includes:
- the LOC106752636 gene encoding uncharacterized protein LOC106752636, translating to MKVRFFALFLLISGIQAISTSNFNTSEDKGLIQSNGEAQKLLGKLHESIKESTSVKYQVEDRKEEAIDTTRRTQGGGSSGSSGKPGNGGSADVTRRPRPSSATSQPHFCVSVFILSVNLASVILFFFHYV from the exons ATGAAGGTGAGATTTTTTGCTTTGTTCTTACTCATTTCAGGTATTCAAGCCATATCAACCTCAAACTTCAACACTTCCGAAGATAAGGGCCTCATCCAGAGCAATGGAGAAGCACAAAAACTTCTTG GAAAGTTGCATGAAAGCATAAAAGAATCAACAAGTGTGAAATACCAAGTTGAAGATAGGAAAGAAGAAGCAATTGATACTACAAGAAGAACACAAGGTGGAGGAAGTTCAGGAAGTAGCGGAAAACCAGGAAATGGAGGCAGTGCAGATGTTACTCGCAGACCACGTCCAAGTTCTGCGACATCACAACCTCATTTTTGTGTCTCAGTGTTTATTCTTTCTGTAAATTTGGCTTCTGTCATATTGTTCTTCTTCCACTATGTCTGA